From the Candidatus Bathyarchaeota archaeon genome, one window contains:
- the thpR gene encoding RNA 2',3'-cyclic phosphodiesterase has product MSEFVRAFLAFDLESEEVKKKLAHRQKLAVQTGADLKPVEPQNIHITLRFLGDITLSMAEKVFEQMQQIEFAPFSVQVKGLGVFPNLNYPRVLWAGITQGATQLQEIFNQIEPRLQKLGFTADKKGFNPHLTIARVRSPRNKTQLSQFVTQNTQTDFGAVTANCLRLKKSQLTPQGPIYTTLKQHCPNQQQ; this is encoded by the coding sequence ATGTCCGAGTTCGTGAGAGCTTTTTTGGCTTTTGATTTAGAAAGCGAAGAAGTCAAAAAGAAACTTGCTCACAGGCAAAAACTCGCCGTGCAGACAGGCGCAGACCTAAAACCTGTGGAGCCCCAAAACATCCACATAACCTTACGGTTCCTAGGCGACATCACGTTGAGCATGGCGGAGAAGGTTTTTGAGCAGATGCAGCAAATCGAATTTGCGCCTTTTTCGGTGCAGGTTAAAGGTTTAGGCGTGTTTCCCAACTTGAACTACCCACGAGTGCTCTGGGCAGGCATAACCCAAGGCGCAACGCAACTCCAAGAAATCTTCAACCAAATAGAGCCGCGCCTGCAAAAACTGGGCTTCACAGCCGACAAAAAAGGATTCAACCCACACCTAACCATCGCACGCGTACGCTCACCACGAAACAAAACCCAACTATCACAGTTCGTCACCCAAAACACCCAAACCGACTTTGGAGCAGTAACCGCGAACTGCCTACGCCTCAAAAAAAGCCAACTAACACCCCAAGGACCCATATACACCACCCTAAAACAACACTGCCCAAACCAGCAACAGTAA
- a CDS encoding AAA family ATPase, giving the protein MNSGKLVVGLTGMPGSGKSLVVQTAKELGYEVVTMGDVIREETAKRGLTLNPANVGKVMLELRAEGGDAVIAEKCVQKIQGKAAQKIIIDGIRSLIEAVTFKAHFEGFVLVTVYAPPKTRFTRLSGRGRSDDPPSWEVFHERDMRELGVGLGKAVAMAEQVIINDQTKDALKEKVVEVLGGIETKWLQ; this is encoded by the coding sequence ATGAACTCTGGCAAACTGGTTGTTGGGTTAACTGGCATGCCTGGCTCGGGGAAATCTTTGGTGGTTCAGACTGCGAAGGAGCTGGGTTATGAAGTAGTTACGATGGGCGATGTGATACGTGAAGAAACCGCCAAGCGGGGCTTAACGCTTAATCCTGCTAACGTGGGCAAAGTAATGCTTGAACTTCGAGCAGAAGGCGGCGATGCTGTCATAGCCGAGAAATGCGTGCAAAAAATCCAAGGCAAAGCCGCCCAGAAAATAATTATCGACGGGATTCGCAGCCTTATCGAAGCGGTGACTTTCAAGGCGCATTTTGAAGGGTTTGTGTTGGTTACGGTGTATGCGCCGCCCAAGACCCGTTTTACTCGTCTTTCTGGCAGGGGCAGAAGCGATGACCCGCCAAGCTGGGAAGTGTTTCATGAACGCGACATGCGCGAGTTAGGCGTGGGTCTGGGAAAAGCGGTTGCAATGGCAGAGCAAGTCATAATCAATGACCAAACAAAGGATGCTTTAAAAGAAAAGGTTGTAGAGGTTTTGGGAGGCATAGAAACAAAATGGTTGCAGTAA
- a CDS encoding MBL fold metallo-hydrolase, translating into MNLNASVTNRGAVLLGKSVACDAYDANMPLRIVTHAHADHTGGLRWSLRSCQKVLMTPATRDLIDAIEKPLGDRLKDIQTLEYEQTLEYDGEKITLHKANHILGAAQVLVETAAGERVVWTGDFKLDETPVLNCDTLVVESTYGKPSFKRRFDVDVRELLVSMVESRLKHGTVYIFGYHGKLQEVMQTLSKAHVNVPYVMPEKVYNISKVCQRHGMQLGCLTPSTDKEAKLLLDENLPCVAFYHMNSRSKIGANNQRICVSGWEFRRPCRQIGENEHVIALSDHCDFEDLIEYVRQANPKRVITDNHRVNHGAILAQEINKRLNIPATPLPNKNPQQTL; encoded by the coding sequence TTGAATTTGAATGCAAGCGTAACTAACCGCGGCGCGGTTTTACTTGGCAAATCCGTTGCTTGCGACGCATACGACGCGAACATGCCGTTGCGAATCGTTACGCATGCACACGCTGACCACACAGGCGGTTTACGCTGGAGCCTTAGAAGCTGCCAAAAAGTTTTGATGACTCCCGCCACCCGCGACCTTATAGACGCCATAGAAAAACCCTTGGGAGACCGCCTCAAAGACATCCAGACCCTTGAGTACGAGCAGACCCTAGAGTACGACGGAGAAAAAATTACGCTGCACAAGGCGAACCACATTTTGGGTGCGGCTCAGGTCTTGGTGGAAACCGCTGCGGGCGAGCGAGTTGTCTGGACAGGTGACTTCAAACTCGACGAGACCCCCGTTCTAAACTGTGACACTTTGGTTGTGGAATCCACCTACGGCAAGCCCTCATTTAAGCGTCGTTTTGATGTTGACGTACGTGAACTCTTGGTTTCCATGGTTGAATCGCGCCTCAAACACGGCACCGTCTACATCTTCGGGTACCACGGTAAACTCCAAGAAGTCATGCAGACCCTTAGCAAAGCCCACGTAAACGTGCCCTACGTAATGCCCGAGAAAGTCTACAACATATCCAAAGTCTGCCAACGACACGGCATGCAACTAGGCTGCCTCACGCCATCCACCGACAAAGAAGCCAAACTGCTCCTAGACGAAAACCTGCCCTGCGTTGCCTTCTACCACATGAACAGCCGTAGCAAAATCGGCGCAAACAACCAACGAATCTGCGTCAGCGGCTGGGAATTCCGACGCCCCTGCAGACAAATCGGCGAAAACGAACACGTCATCGCCCTAAGCGACCACTGCGACTTCGAAGACCTCATCGAATACGTACGCCAAGCAAACCCCAAACGCGTCATAACCGACAACCACCGCGTAAACCACGGAGCAATCCTAGCCCAAGAAATAAACAAACGCCTAAACATACCCGCAACCCCCCTACCCAACAAAAACCCCCAACAAACCCTCTAA
- a CDS encoding hydroxymethylglutaryl-CoA reductase, degradative: MNKSSAISGFYKLNPKDRLEKVKEFAGLTDEECSVLQDTGALPLDVADRMIENVVGAFPVPLGIGVNFVLNGCDYLVPMATEEPSVVAAASYAAKMVRDGGGFHTSSTAPVMIGQIQVVNVKDPNAARLRVFESKTVLLQKANEQDPMLNSVGGGAKDLDARIIQTSQGTMLIVELHVDCRDAMGANAVNTMAEAIAPTIEELTGGKVYLRIISNLAVKRLARAWCTIPKESVGGADVVEGIINASAFAEADPYRGATHNKGALNGIIAVVLATGNDHRAIEAGAHAYAAKNGCYTTLTKWEKNVDGDLVGSIELPMAVGLIGGAVKTHPTARVALKILGVKSAVEFAEVLAAVGLAQNLAALRALASEGIQRGHMSLHARNIAVQAGATGSLVDAVAAQMVKERKVRADRAKEILNELSNSTQ; encoded by the coding sequence ATGAACAAGTCCTCCGCGATTTCAGGTTTCTACAAGCTTAACCCAAAAGACCGCTTAGAAAAAGTCAAAGAATTTGCAGGTTTAACCGACGAGGAATGCTCTGTTTTGCAGGATACGGGTGCGTTGCCGTTGGATGTGGCTGACCGTATGATAGAGAACGTGGTTGGCGCGTTTCCTGTGCCCTTGGGTATTGGTGTTAATTTTGTGCTTAATGGTTGTGATTATTTGGTTCCTATGGCTACTGAGGAGCCTTCGGTGGTGGCGGCGGCGAGTTACGCGGCGAAGATGGTTCGTGATGGCGGAGGTTTTCACACTAGCAGTACTGCGCCTGTTATGATTGGTCAAATTCAGGTGGTTAACGTTAAAGACCCCAACGCCGCTCGGCTGCGGGTTTTTGAGTCAAAAACTGTGTTGCTCCAGAAAGCTAACGAGCAAGACCCCATGCTAAACTCGGTAGGCGGAGGAGCAAAAGACCTTGATGCACGCATAATCCAAACCAGCCAAGGCACAATGCTCATCGTGGAACTGCACGTAGACTGCCGCGACGCAATGGGCGCAAACGCAGTAAACACCATGGCCGAAGCAATCGCCCCCACAATCGAAGAGCTAACAGGCGGCAAAGTATACCTGCGTATCATCTCAAACCTCGCCGTAAAACGCCTCGCCCGAGCCTGGTGCACCATACCCAAAGAATCCGTAGGCGGCGCAGACGTTGTCGAAGGCATAATTAACGCAAGCGCATTTGCTGAAGCTGACCCCTACCGCGGAGCTACCCACAACAAGGGCGCGCTTAACGGCATCATAGCAGTTGTCTTGGCAACAGGCAACGACCACCGAGCCATAGAAGCTGGCGCCCACGCATACGCCGCAAAAAACGGTTGCTACACCACGCTCACAAAATGGGAGAAAAACGTAGACGGCGACTTGGTGGGTTCCATTGAATTGCCCATGGCGGTGGGTCTTATTGGCGGCGCAGTAAAGACGCATCCAACGGCTAGGGTTGCCCTGAAAATTTTGGGTGTGAAATCTGCTGTGGAGTTTGCTGAGGTTTTGGCGGCGGTTGGTTTGGCGCAGAACTTGGCGGCTCTGAGGGCTTTGGCAAGTGAAGGTATCCAGCGTGGTCACATGTCGTTGCATGCGCGAAACATCGCAGTTCAAGCAGGCGCAACAGGCTCGCTTGTTGACGCGGTTGCAGCGCAGATGGTTAAAGAACGCAAAGTCCGAGCAGACCGAGCAAAAGAAATCCTAAACGAACTCAGCAACTCAACACAATAA
- a CDS encoding helix-turn-helix domain-containing protein, with translation MSSVKKMSISCESVARHILPIYRSFIAKELINKYNMTQNQAAKKLGTTQAAISQYVNSKRGVKCIPNYEENGQTVQTAAEKIAKQMATSEVTREEFNTMFCHLCMEIRKTDKCP, from the coding sequence ATGTCCTCTGTGAAGAAAATGTCAATCTCATGCGAAAGCGTAGCCCGACACATACTCCCCATCTACCGCTCGTTCATAGCCAAAGAACTCATAAACAAATACAACATGACCCAAAACCAAGCCGCCAAAAAACTTGGCACCACCCAAGCAGCCATAAGCCAATACGTCAACAGCAAACGCGGAGTAAAATGCATCCCCAACTACGAAGAAAACGGGCAAACAGTACAAACCGCAGCAGAGAAAATCGCAAAACAAATGGCAACCTCAGAAGTCACCCGCGAAGAATTCAACACCATGTTCTGCCACCTATGCATGGAAATAAGAAAAACCGACAAATGCCCCTAA
- a CDS encoding class I SAM-dependent methyltransferase, translating to MNKTSNTVPDYGNWLAVRMLVVVGCVGVVFLVASLFYLPLIAGAAVVFAGLAYFVYARYMFAPSGGNLQAKIRELVITQLGWNGKGKALDIGCGNGPLAIMLAKKLSEAQVTGIDYWGGRWEYSKSACENNAKIEGVADRVKFERASAEKLPFEDGCFDAVVSNLVFHEVSSAQNKQDLIKEALRVLKKGGKFSFQDMFIEKRMYGDMDELLSTIRSWGVENVKYVDTNQQEFIPASLKPRFIFGSIGILHGTK from the coding sequence ATGAATAAAACCAGCAATACGGTACCTGATTATGGTAACTGGTTAGCCGTGCGCATGCTTGTTGTTGTAGGCTGCGTGGGCGTTGTGTTTCTTGTTGCATCGTTGTTTTATCTGCCATTAATTGCGGGTGCAGCTGTGGTTTTTGCGGGTTTGGCATATTTTGTTTATGCGCGGTACATGTTTGCGCCGTCAGGAGGGAACTTGCAGGCTAAAATCCGCGAGTTAGTCATTACACAGTTGGGCTGGAACGGCAAGGGCAAGGCATTGGATATAGGCTGCGGCAATGGTCCTCTTGCAATTATGTTGGCTAAAAAGCTTTCAGAGGCTCAAGTTACAGGCATTGATTACTGGGGTGGCAGATGGGAGTACTCAAAGAGTGCCTGTGAAAACAACGCCAAAATCGAGGGCGTAGCAGACCGCGTCAAGTTTGAACGGGCGAGCGCCGAGAAGTTGCCGTTTGAGGATGGCTGTTTTGATGCGGTAGTTAGTAACTTGGTGTTTCATGAAGTAAGCAGTGCACAAAACAAGCAGGACTTAATCAAAGAAGCGCTTCGTGTACTAAAAAAGGGCGGCAAATTCTCGTTCCAAGACATGTTCATAGAAAAAAGAATGTATGGCGACATGGACGAACTGCTCAGCACCATCAGAAGCTGGGGCGTAGAAAACGTCAAGTACGTAGATACCAACCAGCAAGAATTCATACCCGCATCACTAAAGCCACGCTTCATATTTGGGTCAATTGGCATCTTGCACGGAACCAAATAA
- a CDS encoding NifU family protein codes for MKQRVQEALDEIRPQIQADGGDIQLVDVEGGVVKVRLQGHCVGCPMSAMTLKQGVEAHLKRRIPEVESVESVQ; via the coding sequence ATGAAGCAAAGAGTTCAAGAAGCTTTGGATGAAATTAGACCTCAGATTCAGGCAGACGGCGGAGACATTCAGCTTGTCGATGTTGAAGGCGGCGTCGTGAAGGTCAGGCTTCAAGGTCACTGTGTCGGCTGCCCCATGTCAGCCATGACGCTAAAACAAGGCGTTGAAGCACACCTGAAAAGGCGAATCCCCGAAGTAGAAAGTGTCGAATCCGTACAGTAA
- a CDS encoding PrsW family intramembrane metalloprotease has protein sequence MATDEAIIPVHKPDVNEQLFFLLSGAILSVPLTLFVSQYASGLLVGFSEFSAFFISAAVFAPLIEEFAKVYPLFYRHGETQRSIVTLAIFVGLGFSIIEFITYITLGARPIDRIPGLLFHPASTAIAAYGIATKKPLPYYVLAVSLHAANNAFAILNPFAQVAPTSAIIVAITVYIAWKLYSKTKNKFIDPPHFKCPTTTSHAKH, from the coding sequence ATGGCTACGGATGAAGCGATAATTCCGGTTCATAAACCCGATGTTAATGAGCAGCTGTTCTTTTTGTTGTCGGGAGCGATTCTTAGTGTTCCGTTGACTTTGTTTGTCAGCCAATACGCTTCAGGGCTGCTTGTAGGCTTCTCCGAATTCTCAGCGTTCTTCATATCCGCAGCAGTGTTTGCCCCGCTTATCGAAGAATTCGCCAAAGTGTACCCGCTGTTTTACAGGCACGGCGAAACCCAACGCTCCATTGTTACCCTCGCCATATTCGTTGGGCTAGGCTTTAGCATAATCGAATTCATCACGTACATAACGCTTGGCGCAAGACCCATAGACCGCATACCCGGGCTTTTGTTCCACCCCGCAAGCACAGCCATAGCCGCATACGGCATAGCCACCAAAAAACCCCTACCCTACTACGTCCTAGCCGTTTCTCTGCACGCCGCCAACAACGCCTTCGCAATCCTAAACCCGTTTGCACAAGTAGCCCCAACATCAGCCATCATAGTCGCCATAACAGTCTACATCGCATGGAAGCTCTACAGCAAAACAAAAAACAAATTCATAGACCCACCCCACTTCAAATGCCCCACAACAACCAGCCACGCCAAGCACTGA
- the rqcH gene encoding ribosome rescue protein RqcH, with protein MPKKEFTSFDVASAVLELQNTISDTRVNNIYQLDPKTFVFKLHKTNAPPIRLILEVGRRLHQTDYALEPPSMPPTFCMALRKYLRNVWLTGITQYEFERIVALHFKTKEGTMKLVLELFGEGNLILINEQNNILHALWYKRMRDRTIRRNEQFQLPPARGKNPLTLTIEELTEELKTAGDTAVVKVLARSVGVGGTYAEEILARAGIDKNLSCGALSDLQVNTVFEGLQEVLSPITQGKLEPCIVLNAEGDFDDVVPFKLKRYENAQVKDFERFNAALDEFYLKTTTVEKATAKVETDEFERDLERVNRVVAEQERLVAEAEEKYNKVMQIGNTIYAHTSEVQTLLTLFSNAKLHGKDWQSVIQQVNAAKAAGTAPFVLFESFDSKNLAINVCVDGLKFSLSIRKSIFDNAAEFYERGKKAKQKQAGALAALQTSRKQLAKAKARLADAERLKSLKPAEVLEELNQRKMKSKEWYEKFRWFTSSEDLLVVAGKDATSNEVLIKKYANPDEAVFHVEIVGSPFVVVKSDGKEPSEQTLKEAAEFAAAFSRAWREGLGSADVYWVKPEQLSKSGPSGEYVAHGSFMVNGKRNWLRGTPLRMAIGVAEDDEEDKLVYVGGPVDAVKAKTKSYVVLVPGDTTGKDLLRQVMKSLTLKLSKEQRERLGKTTIESIREFIPYTKGRIMPTR; from the coding sequence GTGCCAAAGAAAGAATTCACAAGTTTTGATGTTGCGTCTGCGGTTTTGGAACTGCAAAACACGATTTCTGACACGCGAGTCAACAACATTTACCAGCTTGACCCCAAAACCTTCGTATTCAAACTACACAAAACCAACGCCCCACCCATCCGACTGATTTTAGAAGTTGGTAGACGACTACACCAGACCGACTACGCCTTAGAACCGCCCTCTATGCCCCCAACGTTTTGCATGGCACTGCGCAAATACCTAAGAAACGTCTGGCTAACAGGCATCACACAGTACGAGTTCGAACGCATCGTCGCACTACATTTCAAAACCAAAGAAGGCACAATGAAGCTGGTTTTAGAACTCTTCGGCGAAGGCAACCTCATACTAATAAACGAACAAAACAACATACTCCACGCCTTATGGTATAAACGAATGCGCGACCGAACAATACGACGCAACGAACAATTCCAGCTACCCCCCGCCCGAGGAAAAAACCCCCTAACCCTAACCATAGAAGAACTGACAGAGGAGCTAAAAACCGCAGGGGACACGGCGGTGGTGAAGGTTTTGGCGCGCTCTGTTGGTGTTGGTGGAACGTATGCAGAGGAGATTTTGGCGCGTGCGGGTATTGACAAGAACCTGTCCTGTGGAGCTTTGTCGGATTTGCAGGTGAACACGGTTTTTGAGGGGCTGCAAGAGGTTTTGTCGCCAATTACCCAGGGCAAGCTAGAGCCATGTATCGTGCTCAACGCGGAGGGCGACTTTGACGATGTTGTGCCTTTCAAGCTAAAACGGTACGAAAACGCGCAGGTCAAAGACTTTGAACGCTTCAACGCGGCTTTGGACGAGTTTTACCTGAAAACCACAACCGTAGAAAAAGCAACCGCCAAAGTTGAAACCGACGAGTTTGAACGCGACCTAGAACGCGTTAACCGCGTAGTCGCCGAACAAGAACGGCTAGTAGCTGAAGCAGAAGAGAAATACAACAAAGTAATGCAAATCGGAAACACCATATACGCGCATACCAGCGAAGTGCAGACCCTGCTGACGCTGTTTTCAAACGCCAAACTCCACGGCAAAGACTGGCAGTCCGTCATACAACAGGTCAACGCCGCCAAAGCTGCGGGAACAGCGCCGTTTGTACTTTTCGAATCCTTTGACTCCAAGAACCTAGCCATTAACGTCTGCGTGGATGGCTTGAAGTTTAGCCTGAGTATACGTAAATCCATTTTCGATAACGCTGCAGAGTTTTATGAACGTGGCAAGAAAGCAAAACAGAAGCAGGCTGGGGCGTTGGCGGCTTTGCAAACGTCTCGCAAGCAGTTGGCAAAAGCGAAGGCTCGGTTAGCGGATGCAGAGCGCCTAAAAAGCTTGAAGCCCGCAGAAGTCTTAGAAGAGCTTAACCAGCGCAAAATGAAAAGCAAGGAATGGTACGAAAAGTTCCGGTGGTTCACCTCCAGCGAGGATTTGCTTGTGGTTGCAGGAAAAGACGCCACCAGCAACGAAGTCCTCATCAAAAAGTATGCAAACCCCGACGAAGCGGTTTTCCACGTGGAAATCGTGGGTTCCCCGTTTGTTGTGGTTAAATCTGATGGCAAGGAACCTTCTGAGCAGACCCTAAAAGAAGCTGCCGAGTTTGCAGCCGCGTTTTCCAGAGCATGGCGTGAAGGCTTGGGTTCAGCGGATGTCTACTGGGTCAAACCCGAACAACTCAGTAAAAGCGGGCCATCAGGCGAGTACGTAGCACATGGCTCGTTTATGGTCAACGGCAAACGAAACTGGCTACGCGGAACCCCCCTGCGCATGGCAATAGGCGTAGCAGAAGACGACGAAGAAGACAAACTGGTTTATGTCGGCGGACCTGTAGATGCGGTTAAAGCAAAAACCAAATCGTACGTGGTTCTTGTTCCAGGCGACACAACAGGCAAAGACCTGCTAAGGCAAGTGATGAAAAGCTTAACCCTAAAACTATCCAAAGAACAACGCGAACGCCTAGGCAAAACAACCATAGAAAGCATACGAGAATTCATACCCTACACCAAAGGACGCATCATGCCAACCCGCTAA
- a CDS encoding transglutaminase-like domain-containing protein, whose amino-acid sequence MKRSVLLFCVVVAVAVLALGSFLNLYGAGSNAHRLNGELEELQADFDELQTKYYDLLGNHSMLEWDYERVLMQNPYSSVPNPSSSGDPDAAQYLSRYQALQKLYAELKTEYYQYLEDYAKLKGLVDARLLHANVRSNITPDDPAVVDITYSITGKVGNISDPNSYWKDIKALYDWVNTNIEYREDGLYPVLPNNPADAATEGLMQTDQMVQFPNETLTLRMGDCEDTAALLCSMVRAYFDKEFLVECIWITGENAGHVAVVIPFSGERVVIIDPVRDYYSHDTLGNIALNSISTEIYNWMNIWRPSLGNDVHVYLVFSDYMDQYFDTTEEYIDWMYNR is encoded by the coding sequence ATGAAACGGTCGGTTTTGCTTTTTTGTGTTGTTGTGGCTGTTGCGGTTCTTGCTTTGGGTTCGTTTTTGAATCTGTATGGCGCAGGTTCTAACGCGCATAGGTTGAATGGGGAGCTTGAAGAGTTGCAGGCGGATTTTGATGAACTGCAAACCAAATACTACGACCTGCTGGGCAACCACAGCATGCTTGAGTGGGATTACGAACGCGTTTTGATGCAAAACCCCTACAGCAGTGTCCCTAACCCGTCTAGTTCAGGAGACCCCGACGCGGCTCAGTACCTATCCCGATACCAAGCCCTGCAAAAACTGTATGCCGAACTTAAAACCGAATACTACCAGTACCTTGAAGACTACGCAAAACTCAAAGGACTCGTCGACGCACGGCTCCTGCACGCTAATGTTCGAAGCAACATAACCCCCGACGACCCCGCAGTAGTCGACATAACCTACAGCATAACCGGCAAAGTAGGAAACATATCCGACCCCAACTCGTACTGGAAAGACATCAAAGCCCTCTACGACTGGGTCAACACCAACATCGAATACCGCGAAGACGGCTTGTACCCAGTTTTGCCAAACAACCCCGCCGACGCCGCAACCGAGGGACTGATGCAGACTGACCAGATGGTGCAGTTCCCAAACGAAACCCTGACCCTGCGAATGGGTGACTGTGAAGACACCGCCGCTTTGCTTTGCAGCATGGTACGCGCTTACTTTGACAAGGAATTCTTGGTGGAGTGCATCTGGATAACAGGTGAAAACGCAGGACACGTAGCCGTGGTGATTCCGTTTTCAGGCGAACGAGTCGTCATAATAGACCCCGTACGCGACTACTACAGCCACGACACATTAGGAAACATCGCATTAAACAGCATCTCAACAGAAATCTACAACTGGATGAACATCTGGCGACCCTCCCTAGGCAACGACGTACACGTCTACCTCGTTTTTAGCGACTACATGGACCAGTACTTTGATACAACCGAAGAATACATAGACTGGATGTACAACCGCTAA
- the gatE gene encoding Glu-tRNA(Gln) amidotransferase subunit GatE: MTIDYAKVGLKVGLEIHQQLATAEKLFCSCPPQLFKEDPEIVFLRRLRPTQSELGQIDPAAYFEFQKGVQVRYEANRETACLVEMDEEPPHPLNREALETVLMASVMMNMQPVDEVHVMRKTVIDGSNTTGFQRTCIVALDGHITVSGKTIPMQAASLEEDAARKISTEADGKIIRYRIDRLGIPLIEVATAPVIYSPQEAQEVALAIGRILRDTGRVMRGLGTIRQDLNVSLPNGALIEIKGVQALDLISTVVDYEVQRQLNLIAVKDELTGKGITEQDITEDIVDVTATFKGSTSKVIKKALNKNGAVKALKLKSFAGFLKRELMPSFRVGTELSDRAKFWGRVGGIFHTDEMPNYGVTAEEVEALRQAVCAEPEDAVVFVADTAENTTDALKAVAQRARELLTGVPAETRTAKDDGTTRYMRPRPGAARMYPETDIPPTLISREFVEQVKANLPESAEAKLKRLMKTYSLNDKLAVQIADCEYTALFEDIVKQNGISATTVAVFLTESLKALKRDGTEVENVTDKQICEIFQSVGSGELAKEAVADVFVWLSKNEGKAVSDAVEALGLKMLSKTELEALVDSVLSENKQTVEKLGKNAFGMLMGMVMKKARGKAKPGYVTELVKQKLN, encoded by the coding sequence ATGACCATCGATTACGCGAAGGTCGGCTTGAAAGTCGGCTTGGAAATTCACCAGCAACTTGCAACCGCTGAAAAACTGTTTTGCAGTTGCCCACCCCAACTATTCAAGGAAGACCCCGAAATCGTTTTCCTGAGAAGGCTACGACCCACCCAAAGCGAACTCGGACAAATCGACCCCGCAGCGTACTTTGAGTTCCAAAAAGGCGTCCAAGTCCGCTACGAAGCAAACCGCGAAACCGCCTGCCTAGTTGAAATGGACGAGGAACCGCCGCATCCGCTAAACCGTGAAGCCTTGGAGACCGTGTTGATGGCGTCGGTGATGATGAACATGCAGCCTGTGGATGAGGTTCATGTTATGCGCAAAACAGTCATAGACGGCTCGAACACGACGGGTTTTCAGCGAACCTGCATCGTGGCGTTGGATGGCCACATAACAGTTAGCGGCAAAACCATCCCCATGCAAGCCGCAAGCTTAGAAGAGGACGCCGCACGCAAAATCAGCACCGAAGCAGACGGCAAAATCATCCGTTACCGCATCGACCGCCTAGGAATTCCACTTATTGAAGTGGCTACGGCGCCCGTGATTTATTCGCCTCAAGAAGCGCAGGAAGTGGCTTTGGCAATTGGGCGCATACTGCGTGATACGGGCAGGGTTATGCGTGGCTTAGGAACGATTCGCCAAGACTTGAATGTGTCGTTGCCTAATGGCGCGTTGATTGAGATTAAGGGGGTTCAGGCTCTGGATTTGATTTCTACCGTCGTGGATTACGAGGTCCAACGTCAACTAAACCTCATCGCCGTAAAAGACGAGTTAACAGGCAAGGGCATAACCGAGCAAGACATCACGGAGGACATCGTCGATGTCACCGCCACCTTCAAGGGTAGCACCAGCAAAGTTATCAAAAAAGCCTTAAACAAAAACGGAGCCGTCAAAGCCCTCAAACTCAAAAGCTTCGCGGGCTTTCTCAAACGCGAACTGATGCCCAGCTTCCGCGTCGGCACTGAACTGTCTGACCGCGCCAAGTTCTGGGGCAGAGTCGGCGGCATATTTCACACTGACGAAATGCCCAATTACGGCGTAACAGCCGAAGAGGTTGAGGCGCTACGACAAGCGGTTTGTGCAGAACCCGAGGATGCCGTGGTTTTTGTAGCTGACACTGCAGAGAACACAACTGATGCGTTGAAAGCTGTTGCTCAAAGAGCACGCGAACTCTTAACTGGCGTACCCGCCGAGACCCGCACCGCCAAGGATGACGGCACGACACGATACATGCGACCTCGCCCAGGCGCCGCGCGTATGTATCCTGAAACCGACATCCCGCCGACGTTGATTAGCCGCGAGTTTGTGGAGCAGGTCAAAGCGAATTTGCCTGAATCTGCCGAAGCTAAACTAAAACGGTTGATGAAGACCTACAGTTTGAACGATAAGCTGGCGGTTCAGATTGCGGACTGTGAGTACACCGCACTTTTTGAGGACATCGTCAAGCAAAACGGCATATCCGCCACCACCGTTGCAGTCTTCCTAACAGAGAGCCTAAAGGCGCTAAAACGTGACGGCACCGAGGTTGAAAACGTCACCGACAAGCAAATCTGCGAAATCTTCCAAAGCGTTGGCTCAGGGGAGCTGGCGAAAGAGGCGGTAGCGGATGTTTTTGTTTGGCTTTCCAAGAATGAGGGCAAAGCCGTATCTGATGCGGTGGAGGCTTTGGGTTTGAAGATGCTTTCGAAAACAGAGCTTGAAGCGCTTGTTGACAGTGTCCTCTCCGAAAACAAGCAAACAGTCGAGAAGCTGGGCAAAAACGCTTTTGGCATGCTAATGGGCATGGTCATGAAAAAAGCCCGCGGCAAAGCCAAGCCTGGCTACGTCACCGAACTAGTCAAACAAAAACTCAACTAA